A genomic segment from Anas platyrhynchos isolate ZD024472 breed Pekin duck chromosome 5, IASCAAS_PekinDuck_T2T, whole genome shotgun sequence encodes:
- the ALKBH1 gene encoding nucleic acid dioxygenase ALKBH1 isoform X2, with amino-acid sequence MAAAAALGREGGEDAFRRLFRFYRRRDASELRGVLDFSAPGGQVFRSHLSISSVSDQDASRAGLQPVSRWKAYGLNGYPGFIFIRNPFLPGCQRHWVKQCLKLYTQKPNVCNLDLHMAPEKTIDLWGQSKEQLRRKGSSKCEPRSLLEKLRWVTLGYHYNWDTKKYTPNHHTPFPSDLAFLSEQVAAACGFQGFQAQAGILNYYHFDSSLGIHVDESELDHSRPLLSFSFGQSSIFLLGGLKREEAPTAMFMHSGDIMVMSGFSRLLHHAVPRVLPNPEGTALPSCLDQALPSDLPAGSVIEQSSEEDWQVCAKYLQSSRINMTIRQVLAEGQNFPEESGTEIKGQAPSEDGYHQGNGRAKRHRANTDS; translated from the exons atggcggcggcggcggcgctgggccGGGAGGGCGGGGAGGACGCCTTCAGGCGGCTCTTTCGCTTCTACCGGCGGCGGGACGCCTCCGAGCTGCGCGGCGTGCTCGATTTCTCCGCGCCGGGGGGGCAG gTGTTCAGATCACATCTCAGTATTTCTTCAGTCAGTGACCAAGATGCTTCCCGAGCGGGATTACAGCCAGTTAGCCGGTGGAAAGCCTATGGCCTCAATGGCTATCCAG GGTTTATTTTCATACGAAACCCTTTCCTTCCGGGCTGCCAGCGCCACTGGGTAAAACAGTGTCTCAAGCTATACACCCAGAAACCCAATGTCTGCAACTTGGACCTGCACATGGCTCCTGAGAAGACCATTGATCTGTgggggcagagcaaggagcagctgag AAGGAAGGGTTCCAGTAAATGTGAGCCCAGAAGCTTACTGGAGAAGTTGCGCTGGGTGACCCTCGGTTACCATTATAATTGGGATACCAAG AAGTACACACCAAATCACCACACTCCTTTCCCCTCAGACCTCGCGTTCCTGTCAGAACAAGTGGCTGCAGCCTGCGGGTTCCAGGGTTTCCAAGCTCAAGCAGGGATCCTGAACTACTATCACTTTGATTCTTCACTGGGAATTCATGTGGATGAGTCTGAACTAGACCATTCTCGGCCCCTTTTATCATTCAG TTTTGGGCAGTCCTCCATCTTTCTGCTTGGGGGCTTGAAGCGGGAGGAGGCCCCAACAGCCATGTTCATGCACAGTGGAGATATTATGGTGATGTCTGGCTTCAGCCGCTTGCTGCACCATGCTGTGCCCCGCGTCCTTCCCAACCCCGAAGGGACAGCTTTGCCTTCGTGCCTGGACCAAGCCCTTCCTTCAGACCTTCCTGCTGGCTCAGTCATTGAGCAGAGCTCTGAGGAGGACTGGCAGGTCTGTGCCAAGTACTTGCAGTCTTCCCGCATTAACATGACTATTCGGCAGGTGCTGGCTGAGGGTCAGAATTTTCCAGAGGAGTCTGGAACAGAAATAAAGGGTCAAGCACCCTCTGAAGACGGTTACCATCAGGGGAATGGCAGAGCCAAGAGACACAGAGCAAATACTGACAGCTGA
- the SLIRP gene encoding SRA stem-loop-interacting RNA-binding protein, mitochondrial, with amino-acid sequence MAAAGAVRAARRARRSFDIFVADVPWTVSSKELKEYFAQFGAVQRCQLPFDKDTGFHKRFCWIKFSSPEDVQNTLQKDSHILEGSKLSVKPQQSRRFNQQKEDNE; translated from the exons atggcggcggccggCGCGGTGCGGGCGGCGCGGAGGGCACGGCGAAGCTTCGACATCTTCGTGGCCGATGTGCCCTGGACGGTGTCGAGCA AGGAGCTGAAGGAGTACTTCGCGCAGTTCGGGGCCGTGCAGcggtgccagctgcccttc GACAAAGATACAGGCTTTCACAAACGTTTTTGCTGGATTAAATTCTCATCTCCAGAAGATGTTCAGAATACACTTCAAAAGGACTCTCACATACTTGAAGGTTCCAAG CTCTCTGTCAAACCGCAGCAAAGTAGAAGATTCAATCAGCAGAAAGAAGACAACGAGTAA
- the ALKBH1 gene encoding nucleic acid dioxygenase ALKBH1 isoform X1 has protein sequence MAAAAALGREGGEDAFRRLFRFYRRRDASELRGVLDFSAPGGQVTAGCSRLLSQQAVSWRGVAPPGERVFRSHLSISSVSDQDASRAGLQPVSRWKAYGLNGYPGFIFIRNPFLPGCQRHWVKQCLKLYTQKPNVCNLDLHMAPEKTIDLWGQSKEQLRRKGSSKCEPRSLLEKLRWVTLGYHYNWDTKKYTPNHHTPFPSDLAFLSEQVAAACGFQGFQAQAGILNYYHFDSSLGIHVDESELDHSRPLLSFSFGQSSIFLLGGLKREEAPTAMFMHSGDIMVMSGFSRLLHHAVPRVLPNPEGTALPSCLDQALPSDLPAGSVIEQSSEEDWQVCAKYLQSSRINMTIRQVLAEGQNFPEESGTEIKGQAPSEDGYHQGNGRAKRHRANTDS, from the exons atggcggcggcggcggcgctgggccGGGAGGGCGGGGAGGACGCCTTCAGGCGGCTCTTTCGCTTCTACCGGCGGCGGGACGCCTCCGAGCTGCGCGGCGTGCTCGATTTCTCCGCGCCGGGGGGGCAGGTAACGGCGGGATGCTCTCGGCTGCTTTCACAGCAGGCTGTTAGTTGGCGCGGTGTGGCCCCGCCGGGGGAACGG gTGTTCAGATCACATCTCAGTATTTCTTCAGTCAGTGACCAAGATGCTTCCCGAGCGGGATTACAGCCAGTTAGCCGGTGGAAAGCCTATGGCCTCAATGGCTATCCAG GGTTTATTTTCATACGAAACCCTTTCCTTCCGGGCTGCCAGCGCCACTGGGTAAAACAGTGTCTCAAGCTATACACCCAGAAACCCAATGTCTGCAACTTGGACCTGCACATGGCTCCTGAGAAGACCATTGATCTGTgggggcagagcaaggagcagctgag AAGGAAGGGTTCCAGTAAATGTGAGCCCAGAAGCTTACTGGAGAAGTTGCGCTGGGTGACCCTCGGTTACCATTATAATTGGGATACCAAG AAGTACACACCAAATCACCACACTCCTTTCCCCTCAGACCTCGCGTTCCTGTCAGAACAAGTGGCTGCAGCCTGCGGGTTCCAGGGTTTCCAAGCTCAAGCAGGGATCCTGAACTACTATCACTTTGATTCTTCACTGGGAATTCATGTGGATGAGTCTGAACTAGACCATTCTCGGCCCCTTTTATCATTCAG TTTTGGGCAGTCCTCCATCTTTCTGCTTGGGGGCTTGAAGCGGGAGGAGGCCCCAACAGCCATGTTCATGCACAGTGGAGATATTATGGTGATGTCTGGCTTCAGCCGCTTGCTGCACCATGCTGTGCCCCGCGTCCTTCCCAACCCCGAAGGGACAGCTTTGCCTTCGTGCCTGGACCAAGCCCTTCCTTCAGACCTTCCTGCTGGCTCAGTCATTGAGCAGAGCTCTGAGGAGGACTGGCAGGTCTGTGCCAAGTACTTGCAGTCTTCCCGCATTAACATGACTATTCGGCAGGTGCTGGCTGAGGGTCAGAATTTTCCAGAGGAGTCTGGAACAGAAATAAAGGGTCAAGCACCCTCTGAAGACGGTTACCATCAGGGGAATGGCAGAGCCAAGAGACACAGAGCAAATACTGACAGCTGA